From Choloepus didactylus isolate mChoDid1 chromosome 19, mChoDid1.pri, whole genome shotgun sequence, one genomic window encodes:
- the FAM210B gene encoding protein FAM210B, mitochondrial, whose translation MAGLLALLGPAGRLGARVRPRATWLLGVAAPCAPSPLALLLLRPGPDARLLRTARGSCCGLQEPSRAPGTTGKGSSSSAEEQKQSKSQQLKKIFKEYGAVGVCLHIGISLISLGIIYMVVSSGVDMSAVLLKLGIQESLVQSKVATGTSTFVVAYAIHKLFAPVRISITLVSVPLIVRYFRKVGFFKPPAAKP comes from the exons ATGGCGGGGCTGCTGGCGCTGCTGGGCCCGGCGGGTAGGCTGGGCGCTCGCGTCCGGCCTCGGGCCACCTGGCTCCTGGGCGTCGCCGCCCCCTGCGCCCCGTCGCCCCTGGCCCTGCTCCTGCTCCGGCCGGGACCCGACGCCCGGCTGCTGCGCACCGCCCGCGGGAGCTGCTGCGGCCTCCAG GAGCCCAGCAGAGCCCCTGGGACCACAGGcaagggcagcagcagcagcgccgAGGAGCAGAAGCAAAGCAAGTCGCAGCAgctgaaaaagatttttaaagaatatggtgCCGTTGGCGTGTGTCTGCACATTGGAATCTCCTTGATCTCCTTGGGCATAATTTACATGGTTGTTTCAAG TGGCGTGGACATGTCTGCAGTCCTGCTGAAACTCGGGATTCAAGAGTCCTTGGTGCAGTCGAAGGTGGCAACGGGCACGAGCACCTTCGTGGTAGCCTACGCCATCCACAAGCTTTTTGCCCCAGTGAGGATCAGCATCACTCTGGTCTCCGTGCCCTTGATCGTCAGGTATTTCCGGAAAGTGGGATTTTTTAAACCTCCAGCTGCAAAGCCTTGA
- the AURKA gene encoding aurora kinase A isoform X1 produces MLSEWILIFTEHLGIMDKAKENSISGPIKTTVPFGDGPKRVPVTPQLASQNLLSASSGQAQRVLCPANASQRIPAQAQKLVSSRKPVQIQKQKQLQTMPVPQPVSRPLNNTQKSEPSQPPASGNNPGKELESKQKKEESKKRQWALEDFEIGRPLGKGKFGNVYLARERQSKFILALKVLFKAQLEKAGVEHQVRREVEIQSHLRHPNILRLYGYFHDATRVYLILEYAPLGAVYRELQKLSKFDEQRTATYITELADALSYCHSKKVIHRDIKPENLLLGSAGELKIADFGWSVHAPSSRRTTLCGTLDYLPPEMIEGRMHDEKVDLWSLGVLCYEFLVGKPPFEANTYQETYNRISRVEFTFPDFVTEGARDLISRLLKHNPSQRPTLKEVLEHPWITANSSKPPSSQKKESTSRPS; encoded by the exons gcATCATGGACAAAGCTAAAGAAAACAGCATTTCAGGACCCATTAAG ACGACAGTTCCCTTTGGTGATGGTCCAAAACGCGTTCCGGTGACCCCGCAGTTGGCTTCTCAGAATCTGTTATCCGCAAGTAGCGGCCAGGCGCAGCGAGTCTTGTGTCCCGCAAATGCCTCCCAGCGCATTCCTGCACAAGCACAAAAGCTTGTCTCCAGTCGTAAACCAGTTCAGATTCAGAAGCAGAAGCAATTACAAACAATGCCTGTGCCTCAGCCTGTCTCCAGGCCACTGAATAACACCCAAAAGAGTGAGCCGTCCCAGCCACCAGCATCTG GAAACAATCCTGGAAAAGAACTGGAATcgaaacagaaaaaagaagaatcaaaaaa GAGGCAATGGGCTTTGGAGGATTTTGAAATTGGTCGCCCATTGGGTAAAGGAAAATTTGGTAATGTTTATTTAGCAAGAGAAAGACAAAGCAAATTTATCCTGGCCCTTAAAGTATTATTTAAAGCTCAGCTAGAGAAAGCAGGAGTTGAGCACCAGGTGAGAAGAGAAGTAGAAATACAGTCCCACCTTAG GCATCCTAATATTCTCAGACTGTATGGTTATTTCCACGATGCCACCAGAGTTTACCTAATTTTAGAATATGCGCCTCTTGGAGCAGTCTATAGAGAACTTCAGAAGCTTTCTAAGTTTGATGAACAGAGAACTGCTACT taTATCACAGAATTGGCAGATGCACTGTCTTACTGTCATTCAAAGAAAGTTATTCATAGAGACATCAAGCCAGAGAACCTGCTCCTCGGGTCAGCTGGAGAGCTTAAGATTGCAGACTTTGGGTGGTCGGTACATGCCCCATCCTCCAG GAGAACCACTCTCTGTGGAACCCTTGACTACCTGCCTCCTGAGATGATTGAAGGCCGGATGCATGATGAGAAGGTGGATCTCTGGAGCCTTGGAGTTCTTTGCTATGAATTTTTAGTCGGGAAACCTCCTTTTGAGGCAAATACATACCAAGAGACTTACAACAGAATATCAAGG GTTGAATTCACATTCCCTGACTTTGTAACAGAGGGAGCCAGGGACCTCATTTCCAGACTGTTGAAGCATAATCCAAGCCAAAGGCCAACTCTAAAAGAAGTACTTGAGCACCCCTGGATCACAGCAAATTCATCAAAGCCACCAAGTAGCCAAAAAAAAGAATCTACTAGCAGACCATCTTAA
- the AURKA gene encoding aurora kinase A isoform X2, with protein MDKAKENSISGPIKTTVPFGDGPKRVPVTPQLASQNLLSASSGQAQRVLCPANASQRIPAQAQKLVSSRKPVQIQKQKQLQTMPVPQPVSRPLNNTQKSEPSQPPASGNNPGKELESKQKKEESKKRQWALEDFEIGRPLGKGKFGNVYLARERQSKFILALKVLFKAQLEKAGVEHQVRREVEIQSHLRHPNILRLYGYFHDATRVYLILEYAPLGAVYRELQKLSKFDEQRTATYITELADALSYCHSKKVIHRDIKPENLLLGSAGELKIADFGWSVHAPSSRRTTLCGTLDYLPPEMIEGRMHDEKVDLWSLGVLCYEFLVGKPPFEANTYQETYNRISRVEFTFPDFVTEGARDLISRLLKHNPSQRPTLKEVLEHPWITANSSKPPSSQKKESTSRPS; from the exons ATGGACAAAGCTAAAGAAAACAGCATTTCAGGACCCATTAAG ACGACAGTTCCCTTTGGTGATGGTCCAAAACGCGTTCCGGTGACCCCGCAGTTGGCTTCTCAGAATCTGTTATCCGCAAGTAGCGGCCAGGCGCAGCGAGTCTTGTGTCCCGCAAATGCCTCCCAGCGCATTCCTGCACAAGCACAAAAGCTTGTCTCCAGTCGTAAACCAGTTCAGATTCAGAAGCAGAAGCAATTACAAACAATGCCTGTGCCTCAGCCTGTCTCCAGGCCACTGAATAACACCCAAAAGAGTGAGCCGTCCCAGCCACCAGCATCTG GAAACAATCCTGGAAAAGAACTGGAATcgaaacagaaaaaagaagaatcaaaaaa GAGGCAATGGGCTTTGGAGGATTTTGAAATTGGTCGCCCATTGGGTAAAGGAAAATTTGGTAATGTTTATTTAGCAAGAGAAAGACAAAGCAAATTTATCCTGGCCCTTAAAGTATTATTTAAAGCTCAGCTAGAGAAAGCAGGAGTTGAGCACCAGGTGAGAAGAGAAGTAGAAATACAGTCCCACCTTAG GCATCCTAATATTCTCAGACTGTATGGTTATTTCCACGATGCCACCAGAGTTTACCTAATTTTAGAATATGCGCCTCTTGGAGCAGTCTATAGAGAACTTCAGAAGCTTTCTAAGTTTGATGAACAGAGAACTGCTACT taTATCACAGAATTGGCAGATGCACTGTCTTACTGTCATTCAAAGAAAGTTATTCATAGAGACATCAAGCCAGAGAACCTGCTCCTCGGGTCAGCTGGAGAGCTTAAGATTGCAGACTTTGGGTGGTCGGTACATGCCCCATCCTCCAG GAGAACCACTCTCTGTGGAACCCTTGACTACCTGCCTCCTGAGATGATTGAAGGCCGGATGCATGATGAGAAGGTGGATCTCTGGAGCCTTGGAGTTCTTTGCTATGAATTTTTAGTCGGGAAACCTCCTTTTGAGGCAAATACATACCAAGAGACTTACAACAGAATATCAAGG GTTGAATTCACATTCCCTGACTTTGTAACAGAGGGAGCCAGGGACCTCATTTCCAGACTGTTGAAGCATAATCCAAGCCAAAGGCCAACTCTAAAAGAAGTACTTGAGCACCCCTGGATCACAGCAAATTCATCAAAGCCACCAAGTAGCCAAAAAAAAGAATCTACTAGCAGACCATCTTAA